Genomic window (Nitrospirota bacterium):
GATACGACCTCGGACAGCGTGTTGGAGAGGACAGAGGCTGAGACGAGATACGAATTTGGATAACGCCTGCTTATTTCATTCATGGAATCCACATACTCTTTTGTGTCGGGGAAAAATGACACAACGCGGTAGCCGTCATCTGTCCTTTGAACAAAGCGTTCAAATAAACTGTTGCCGGCTTCTCCTCTATCAAGAGGGGGCAGGGGTGTGTTGTTAAAATGGTTGACTTTCAGGCTTTCAAAAAAGGGATCAAACGCGCGTTCGGAAAAATTATATTTTTTGCCTTCCTGTAAAAGAAGGCCCCTGAGTTTTTGTCTTCTCTCTTCCGACCAGAACCTATGCCAGCGTTCCGCGTTTTGCTTCCTGGTCTTTTCCGCCTGCCATAATAAAGCCATGCTGGTGAAGTTTTCCGCTCCGACAGCCTGCACAGCGTCTTTGTAGATCTTTTCATTAATCTCCAGCGCGCCTTCGTAACCTTTCGAGTTGACAACAAGCACGGCAGGTGTTTTATTGCCTCCCCATGTTTTGTGAAAACGTTCCTCCGCATTTCTTATCTCTTTTTCAGTCCCGTCCAGGTTTTTGATATCTCTTTCAAACTCAACGTGGACGGCAAAGTAAGACAACGCAAGCGTAAAAAAGATCCAGAACAGGACGGTCAATCCGTTTGAGATATTTCCGCGCTCAAGCTTTTCAGCGATGCGGTCCGCAAAGGAGGCTTTGACGTCCGGCTTCAACATGAGATGGGGCAGCACAAATATGGAAATAAACGTTGACAGTACAATGCTGATGATCGCTACAACCGCAAGCTGGTTGTAGCCTTTTATCCCGGAGAAAAAAAAGGCCAGGAAAATAGCTATCGTCGTCAAGGCGCCGAAGCCTACGGGTTTTATAACGTGTTTCACAAAGGGGGCGGAGTCGCTTTTCCCCTGCGCGGCAAAATAGACATGGGTCCCGTAATCAGTGGCGATCCCCGCGACTGTGGAGCCCAAACCGATTACCCAGTATGAGAGTTTTCCGACAAGCAGATACGACAGATCAATGGAAAACACGATCGTCACGACAGGTATCATGAATATCGTAACCGCGCTGACATCCCTTATCACTACCCCGTACAAAAGCAGCATGGCGATTGCCGCAATAATGCTGATCAAATATATATCATTCTTTATCAGCTTCTCATTGCTGACGGTATGGGCGTGCCCGCAGATGATGTCCGCGCGGATATAGCCGGGCAGTGTTTTGAGGCTGTTTTTAAGGGAAGCCAATATTTTTTTTGAGCCTGCGGAATCCGTGACGGCAACCGCGGACTTCGCGATTAACATTGCATGCCTGCCGTCCCTGCTGACAAAATGCCCGTCTTTTATTTCCACGTCATATCCGGTTGAGGAGGAAAGGGCCTTGAGTTTTTCAAGGACAAGCATCCTCATTCCAAGCGGGTCAGAGCGTAACATGGAGCCAAGCAGCATACCCTGAGGTTTTAACAATTGCAGGTAGGCGTCATGAAGCTTTTGGGAAACGTGCTTCCGGTCTATCCACTCGTCTATTTGAGAGAGTTCATTCTCAGAAACCATCTCCGGCAGGTTTTTGAACATGGCGTCGATGTCTTTGGCAACCGAGGATTCAGATATCCCGACTGTGACCTCAGGAAACAGATTTCTGTCCAATGAGCCGGCCAACAGGTCCATCTCTCTCAGGAGGTCGTTAATGTCCTTTTCAGGAGAGGTCAATTCTAGGGACACAACCACCTTACCGGCAATATTTGAATTGCGGAAGAATTCCATGCTCCTGCCGAGGACCTCATTTTGGGGCAGGATATTGTCCATGCTGCTTTCGTATTCGACAAAGTAAAGGGCTGCAAGGCTGATGAGTATAAGCAGGATGAGGATGACCTGCACCGGTCTTTTGTTTCTCGCGGTGTAGTCGTAAAAACGGCCTGAGTATTTATCAAACACGCCTTTTGACCTCAAAGTCCGGGCCTTCAATGGGGGCGTCAAAAATGGTGTCTTTGAAAATGATGGTGGTGCTGTCTCCGCTGACCTCAAGTATCCTGATCTGCTTTAAATACCGTTCATCTTCCCTGAGTCCGATGGTAATGCTTTTAATGATCTTCCCGGCGGCATTATTTGCCTTTGGCGCAAATTCAAAAACAAGAGGCGACTTCTTTAAAATACGCACATCATAATCTTTCAGGAGAGAAATATAATCTCCTGAAAACCACACGGTAAGCTGATTCAGCACATTTTGCAAAACAGGATTGCCGGACAGCGCTATTTCCTGTACGCGGTTAGTGTCCTCATCCCACTGGCGGATGGATTTATCAGTGATGACCACGGAATATTTTACCGGCTCGTCAACG
Coding sequences:
- a CDS encoding outer membrane lipoprotein carrier protein LolA → MKVKNIFITFPLLSFFLLVLCASGLTAADDATEIPGMLRRIGENVSAFKSLKTNFVQEKDLAIFQNKIVMKGRIYLQKPGRIAWHVDEPVKYSVVITDKSIRQWDEDTNRVQEIALSGNPVLQNVLNQLTVWFSGDYISLLKDYDVRILKKSPLVFEFAPKANNAAGKIIKSITIGLREDERYLKQIRILEVSGDSTTIIFKDTIFDAPIEGPDFEVKRRV